The nucleotide window GCATTGCCCTGATGCTCTTCGCATCCATGGGCATGCTCATGCTCACCGGGCAGCGGGTGTTTGCGGCCATCGGCTTCACCGGAGCCATCGCGGCCCTCTTTCTGTGGGGTACCGGCGGTTCGCAGATGGCGTTCAACGCCAGCATCACGCTGATGAAGTGGTTCCCCATGATCACGCTGCCCCTGTTTATCTACATGGGCTACATGCTCTCGGAATCGGGCATCGCCAACGATCTTTACCGCATGTTCCACGTCTGGATGGGACCTTTGCCCGGTGGCCTTGCCATAGGCACGGTCATTCTGATGGTGGCCATTTCCGCCATGAACGGCCTGAGCGTTGCGGGCATGGCCATCGGCGCAACCATCGCCATGCCGGAAATGCTCAAGCGCGGGTATGACAAGCGCATGGTTTCGGGGGTTATTCAGGCAGGCAGCTCGCTGGGCATCATGATGCCGCCAAGCGTTGTTATGGTGCTCTACGGCATGATCGCCCGCCAGCCTGTCAGCAGCCTCTGGATGGCCGGCATCGGCCCAGCCCTTATGTTTGCGGTGATACTCATTGGCTACATCGTCATTCGCTGCAAGCTCAATCCCGCCATGGGCCCTGCGCTGCCCAAGGAAGAACGCGAATCCATCACCTCGGCGGAAAAGTGGAAGAGCCTCTGGGCTGGCCTGCTGCCGCTTGCCATTATTTTTTCTGTGACCGGCGCGTTCATGACCGGCATCACCAGCCTGGTGGAAAGCTCCGCCGTGGGCGCTCTGGTGGCGACCATCGCCGCGCTGGTCAAGGGGCGGCTTACGGCCAGGGTGATGCGCGTGGTTCTGGTGCAGACCCTCAGCGTGAGCTGTATGTTCATGTGGATCATCATGGCTGCCCTGTGTTTCAGCTCTGTTTTTGACGGCCTTGGCGCAGTGCATGCCATCAAGAAGCTCTTCATCGACGGCTGGAACCTCAGCCCCTGGGGCGTGCTTATCGTCATGCAGCTTTCGTATCTTTTCATGGGGATGTTTCTTGACGATACGGCCATGCTGATCATTGTGGCCCCGCTGTATATTCCGCTGGTCAAGGCGCTGGGTTTTGACCCCATATGGTATGGCGTGCTCTACACCATCACCTGTCAGATCGCCTACATGACTCCGCCATTCGGGTACAACCTCTTTTTGATGAAGGCCATGGCCCCAAAGGGGGTTACGCTAAACGACATCTACGCCTCCATTGTGCCAATGGTCATAATAATGCTGGTGGGGCTGGTGCTGGTTATGGTCTTCCCTGATATTGCCATGTTCCTGCCCAGAACATTCCTGTAGCAGAGGCTGACAGCATGAATGCCCACAGCACCCTGCGCGAAATCCTGGCCAAGGCGTCGCCCCTCAGATCGGGCGACGTGCTGGCCGGGGTGGCGGCCGCCAACGACGAGGAACGCGTGCGCGCCCAGATGGTGCTGGCCGATGTGCCCCTCAAACGCTTCCTGAACGAGGATGTGGTGCCCTATGAAAAGGACGAGATCACCCGCCTCATTCTTGACAGCCACGATGCTGCGGCCTTTGCGCCCATAAGTTCCTTTACCGTGGGGCAGTTCCGCGACTGGCTGCTGACCGATGCCGCCAATGCAGAAAGCCTTGCGGCGCTGACGGCGGGCATCACTCCGGAAATGGCCGCAGCCGCCAGCAAACTCATGCGGTTGCAGGATCTCATACTGGTGGCGTCCAAATGCAGCGTGGTAACGCGCTTTCGCAACACCATAGGATTACCGGGGCATTTTTCCGTCCGTTTACAACCAAATCACCCTACGGACGATGCGCGGGGAATTCTGGCATCAACCATTGACGGGCTGTATTACGGCTCCGGCGATGCGGTTATCGGCATCAATCCGGCTTCCGACAGTCTGGAGAACATCGCAAGGCTCCTGTGCCTGCTGGACGAGCTCATTGCGCGCTATGAAATACCCACCCAAAGCTGCGTGCTGACCCACGTAACCAATGCCGTGGAGCTTATCCGCAGGGGGGTGCCGCTGGATCTGTGTTTTCAGTCAATAGCAGGAACAGAAAAGGCCAACGCCAGTTTTGGCATAGACCTTTCCCTGCTGGCAGAAGCGTGGCAGGCAACGCTTGAGCTTGGGCGCGGCACCGTGGGCGATGATGTGATGTATTTTGAAACAGGGCAGGGCAGCGCCCTCTCTGCCAACGCCAATTTCGGGGTCGATCAGCAAACGCTGGAATGCCGCGCCTACGCCGTGGCCCGCAGGTTCCGTCCATTGCTGGTGAATACCGTGGTGGGATTTATCGGGCCGGAGTATCTGTTCAATGGCAAGCAGATTATCCGCGCCGGGCTGGAAGACCATTGCTGCGGCAAACTGCTGGGCCTGCCTATGGGCGTGGACATCTGCTACACCAACCATGCCGATGCCGACCAGGACGACATGGATGCCCTGCTGACCCTGTTGGGCGCGGCTGGCTGCAATTTTATCATGGGTATCCCCGGTGCGGACGACATCATGCTCAATTATCAGTCCACCTCGTTCCACGATGCGGCCTATCTGCGCAAGCTGCTGGGCAAGCGGCCTGCACCGGAGTTTGAGGCGTGGCTTGAAAGCATGGGCATTCACGATGATGTCGGTGCATTGCTGCCACCGGCCGGCGCGTTGCGCGGGCTTGAGCAGCGCGTCAGGCAGGCCACATAGAGCCTTTTGCGGTGCGGGTTTCCCCAAAATCCGCGCAGAGCAGACTTGAACTGTCCCAAAGGATGTTGCCATGAGCGTCATGAAGCAGGAGTATTTGCCAGCATCAGCGGCAACAGTTTTGGAAGACCCGTGGGCCGATCTGAAACGCTATACGGATGCCCGCATTGCCCTTGGGCGTTGCGGCGTCAGCCTGCCGCAGACGGAGTGGCTGCGGTTTCGGCTGGCGCATGCCAGAGCACGCGATGCCGTGCTGACGCCTTTTGACAGGGCAGGCGTGCGCTCAGATATTGAAAGTGCAGGGTTGCGCTGCCTTGAGCTTGCAAGCGCCGCTGCAAGCAAGGAGGATTTTCTGGCAAGGCCCGACAAGGGGCGGCGACTTTCGGAAGCCTCACGCGAGCTGCTTGCAAGCCAGTACGCAGGGGCTGACAATCAGGGGGCGGACATTTGTCTTGTTATCAGTGATGGGCTTTCGGCCCGCGCTGTGCATGAAAACGCGGCCCCCTTTGCCCGGCTTTTTCTGGCCAGCGCGGCAGATGCCGGCTATAGCGCAACCCCCGTGGCTCTGGTGGAGTTTGGGCGGGTTGCCGTGGCGGACGAAGTGGCGTCGCTCATGAAGGCAAGGCTGGTGGTGATTCTTATTGGTGAACGGCCGGGGTTGAGTTCGCCCAATTCTCTGGGAGTTTATCTGACCTATGCGCCCTTTCCAGGTTGCACCGATGAAGCGCGGAATTGTATTTCAAATGTGCGGCCTGCGGGCCTGAGCATTGAAGAAGGCGTGCGCAAACTGTGCTATCTGGTGCAGGGGGCCTTTGCGCGGCAATTGACCGGGGTGAACCTCAAGGACGACATGCCCGCAACGTACTTGCCCTTTGGTAAGGATACTACTGCGATTGCATAGGATTTTTATGTTCAGTGGGTAAACTCTCACCGTGCTCATAGCACAACAGCCGGGCTGCACAAGGCAGCCCGGCTGTTGTTGTATACCGGTATGCGAGAGCCTTCTTAGGCGTCGCGTTCTTTCTTGAAAACAATGAGAGGGCAGTTTTTGCACACGGCTGCGCCGGGGAAGGGTTCGCCAAGGCGGGTGATGGACGCGCCGCCCTTGTTGGTGACGCGGTCTTCAAGGCGCTTCACCAGAGCTTCCATGTGTTCGCCAGGTATGGCCACGTTGATTTCGCCCCGTTCCGTCTTGCCGGAATTGTAGCTGCCGCTGCATGCGAGGTACAGGTTCGCCTGCTTGGTGTTCAGCGTGTAGACATTGCCGGAGCAGACGGCTGAGTTGACGCTCATGGAGGGATGGAAGTTGTCGATCCGCTGGGTTGCCATCCAGTCGCCAATGATGTGGTAGGCCTGCATGGTATCGCACACAAAGTGCACCACATCGGGCTGGGTGGTGGCTGCCGCAAGCGGGCTCACGGCTATGGCCAGCAGATTGGCCGGAACCTGCGGCTTGGCTTCAAGCACCTTGCGGGCATGGTCGGCATCGGCGCAGTACTTGAGGTGGCTTTTGATTTCGGGTTCGTCCAGCTCTTTCCAGCCGAACACAAAACTAGCATTGGTACAGCCCATCTTGTCGCGTTCTACAATGACTGTAATACCTTCCATACGCGCACCGACTTCGCTCTGGCAGAAGGTCAGCGGCTTCATGGGAGAGTAGTGGGGCTGATTTTGCTTGAAAGAATCAAGCTCCTGCTGGTCGTAGAAATATTTGATTGCAACGGGTGCATGAATGAGGCGCAGCTCACGCATCAACGTTTCACTAAGCTTTTCAAATGTGTTCATATAATCCTCTGGTCTAGATGCTATTATACAAGAGTTCATTGTTACGGCTTATTTTTTATTTCTTTATGCCGTTTATGTCAATATAATCCCACTAATTTCACAAGTGGTATAATTGCCCCTTGTTTTGTTTTATTCTTAAAATTAATCATTATAAAACAGCATGTTATGCCTGGTGTTTTTTTGAGCTACCAACTTTTTTTCATAATTAGATTGTGAAAGTTATTATTTTCATATGGTTACGTGTTCATGATTTTTCTTGATTGGCGCGGATTTTCTGTCCATTTGCGGAAGCTCAGCGGCGGCAATGTCTGCCTTGCTGTGCAAAAAATGGCGAGCAGTTTTATCATAAGGGGCAGGGTTGGAATTACCGCGCAGTCGGCCGCCTCATATAAAACACCAGCCCAGCTGCTTTGCGCAGCCGGGCTGGTGTTTGTGGGCATAAGGTATGAGCGCCTCCCGCGTGGAGGAGTCATTGTTTCTGGTGGGGATCAGGCCACTGCTTCCACGCTCTGGGCAGCGGCGGTGGTCTGGCTCACGCTCTGGTAGGCACTGTTGGCAATGGCTGACAGAAAACTTTGGGCCATGGCGGTTCGGCTTGCGCTGGTTTGGTCTGTTCCCATTGCTTCGCGTTGCTTTTCAAGCGCGGTGGCAAGCTCGTCAGCAGAAACGGAGCCATCCTGGTTCACATCCATGGAGTCGAACACTGACTGACTGAGACCTGTCTCATCAACGCTCAGGCCGTCACTGCCATCGCTGTCCAGGCTCGAGAAAAGTTTGGAAGCCACGTGGGATGATCCGTTCTGACCAGACGAAGCAGACTGCCCCTGTGTGGGAGGTGGCGGGGGCATCTGGCCGTTCATGATGGAAGACAGCAATGTTTTTGCGTCCATTTCGCCTGATGAGTTCTGCTCGCTGGACTGGTTTTGCGGATTCTGGGAGTTGTTGTTCATGGCTTCGCGCTGTTTTTTTAGCGCTGCAGTCAGTTCATCGGCAGAAACGGAGCCGTCCTGATCGGTGTCCATGGAGTCAAACACGGATTGGCTGAGGCCCGTTTCCTCGGCGCTCAGGCCGCCGCTGCCGTCACTGTCCAGCGAAGAAAAGAGTTTGGACGCAAGATCGTCACCCTTGCCGCCGCGCACTGCGCCCTGCATGCCGCCGGAAACCTGCCCGCTCATGATGGCGGAAAGCAGATCCTTGGCAGTGGGCTGGGTTGACGCGGCTGTTTGCGCGGCCTGGCTCTGCCCCATCTGCATGCTGGTGAACATGGCGTTGCGTTGGGTTTCGATGGCTTTTTGCAGTTCAGTCTGCGAAACGGCTCCATCACCATCGGTATCAAGTTTGTTGTAGAGTTCGCCGCTTAGCCCTGTTTCATCAAGGCTCAACAGGCCATTCCCGTCTGAATCTAGATCCCCGAAAAGCTTGCCTGACAGATTGTCCTGCGATTGCGCCTCGCTGGAGCCTTTCATCTGCGCAAGCATCTTCTCCCAATAGGAGGAAGAGGATGATGATAACGCACTGACGCTCATACTGTCTCCCAGTCCTTGCGGACATTGTCGTCAACGCCTGCAATCCACTGCGGGCGAAGCCGAATACTGTAAGCGCACCTCCCTGTGTCGCGTATCAGCCGGGGAAAAATTTTCCCAATCTGATTCTGCAAAAAACATTCCTTTTGTTTGAGGGAAAAATCTGCCGCAATCCTGCTTTTTTCGCGTCAGAAGCCAGTATGCGGCGCTGGAAAAAATGAAAAACCGCCGCATCATTTGATGCGGCGGTAGGGAGTGCAGCGGGGGCTTATGGGGTCAGCGGATTTTTGCTGGTGAAGAAGCCTCAGCGGAAGTGGCCGTGGCAGGGCCGCTGTCCACATCGCTGTCCACCCGCAGGCGCAGGGGAGGAACCTCTTGCGGAACCAGAGATGCATTACGCAGTGCCTTGTCGACCCGCTGGGAAAAACTTTCAAGGCTGAAGCGGGCCTCCCCCACAACAGGCGGCGCTGTTACCAGAGCCGCAGTTGCCTTGTGGGTTCTGGCCGGATCGGTGAGCTGGGGGATGGTCAGGCCGCCCACAGGCTGCGGCGGATCAACAAAGGGGTCATGCAGGGCTTCCAGCGACTGGGCAAAAAAGCGCACGCGCACTTCTTTTTTACCGCCCATATTCCACAGCTCAAGCATAAGGACTGATCCTGGCGGGGTGGAGTCATCGGGGTAGCCGGGCAACTGCCAGTGCACTCCCAGCAATTCGCCCACATTGGCAAGGTTGGTGTCGTGCCCCACAAAAACAACTAGGGAAGCCGCGTTGCAGCGTTGATCCCTGTGGGTGCCGTCAAGGGCCGCAGCCATTTCTGAAAGCAGCGATGCCCCCTTGAAAAGAGCCACAACCGGAGAGCGGTTCACAGTGTTGAACACGCTTGTATGCACGGGCAGCACTTCACGCAGAACGTGCGCGTCCACCTGGCCCCACCCGGCAGAAATTTCAGGCCACTGGGCGTATTCCAGCAAAAAAATTTCCGCCATGCTTGATGCGGTTGCCAGTGCGCCGGAAAGCCCTGCGCCCTTGCCGTCAGCATCAACGCTCACAGAATTGGGCAGGTCTGCGAGCCCGCAGGTGGGCGGCAGATTGTAGCGCGCGCACAACGTTGGGGCCACGGGAGCGCTCAGGTGCTGGATGTGTGTCAAGGCTCCTGCATTGTCCTCATGCAGCCGATCAAGATCGCCCCCGGCCGTGCCCATGATGCTTGCGGCAACCGAGGCGGGATCAAAACGCTGAAAACCCGCCTGCACGGGATGAAAAAGCGGATCGGGCGTCTGGCTTGAAACGGCATAGGTCTGCCCGCCCCCCCGACAGAGGCCATCAAGCAGGGCTTTGGCTGTTGCCCTGGTGCGCTGATCTACATCGGCGCGCACAAATACCTTGCCGGGCGGCGGACAGGCGCTGTCGGGCAGCAGACCAAAATTCAGCATTTGCCCGCGCATGTCTTCCCACATGGCGGTTACCAGCCGCGCACCACGCGGCGTGAGGAAACCCCTCGGCGCAGGCCACTGGGGCCAGTTGCGGGTACTCCACTGCGAAAGCGTATCGGGAGCCTGCGTGGGCGAGCGCACCCCGTGGCGGGAAAGCGCTACAACTTTCATAAGGCGGGGTTGTTCGTCCCCCTGCTGCGCCGCAATGCCAGATAGGGGCAAATGGCAGAGCAGTGCGCAGGCAAGGCAGACAGTGATTAGGCGTGGTGCAGTGCGCATGCGTTCTCCTTGATGGAGGGTACCATAGCCATAAAGGCCTGCGCGGGCAACGCCGATTTGCATGCGGGAAGGCTGCCGGCCCTGCGCCAGTGCAAATTTTACCCGCCTCACGGGGCGTAATTGCTTGCACAGTGCGGGGCTTGTTATTATGCTTATTCTTTGCGGCAGAGCTTGGCTCTGGCTGCTTCGTGCGTAACCTTTTTGGGCTTCTT belongs to Desulfovibrio desulfuricans DSM 642 and includes:
- a CDS encoding TRAP transporter large permease, whose amino-acid sequence is MFDLTFTLSHEGIALMLFASMGMLMLTGQRVFAAIGFTGAIAALFLWGTGGSQMAFNASITLMKWFPMITLPLFIYMGYMLSESGIANDLYRMFHVWMGPLPGGLAIGTVILMVAISAMNGLSVAGMAIGATIAMPEMLKRGYDKRMVSGVIQAGSSLGIMMPPSVVMVLYGMIARQPVSSLWMAGIGPALMFAVILIGYIVIRCKLNPAMGPALPKEERESITSAEKWKSLWAGLLPLAIIFSVTGAFMTGITSLVESSAVGALVATIAALVKGRLTARVMRVVLVQTLSVSCMFMWIIMAALCFSSVFDGLGAVHAIKKLFIDGWNLSPWGVLIVMQLSYLFMGMFLDDTAMLIIVAPLYIPLVKALGFDPIWYGVLYTITCQIAYMTPPFGYNLFLMKAMAPKGVTLNDIYASIVPMVIIMLVGLVLVMVFPDIAMFLPRTFL
- a CDS encoding ethanolamine ammonia-lyase subunit EutB; amino-acid sequence: MNAHSTLREILAKASPLRSGDVLAGVAAANDEERVRAQMVLADVPLKRFLNEDVVPYEKDEITRLILDSHDAAAFAPISSFTVGQFRDWLLTDAANAESLAALTAGITPEMAAAASKLMRLQDLILVASKCSVVTRFRNTIGLPGHFSVRLQPNHPTDDARGILASTIDGLYYGSGDAVIGINPASDSLENIARLLCLLDELIARYEIPTQSCVLTHVTNAVELIRRGVPLDLCFQSIAGTEKANASFGIDLSLLAEAWQATLELGRGTVGDDVMYFETGQGSALSANANFGVDQQTLECRAYAVARRFRPLLVNTVVGFIGPEYLFNGKQIIRAGLEDHCCGKLLGLPMGVDICYTNHADADQDDMDALLTLLGAAGCNFIMGIPGADDIMLNYQSTSFHDAAYLRKLLGKRPAPEFEAWLESMGIHDDVGALLPPAGALRGLEQRVRQAT
- the eutC gene encoding ethanolamine ammonia-lyase subunit EutC, coding for MSVMKQEYLPASAATVLEDPWADLKRYTDARIALGRCGVSLPQTEWLRFRLAHARARDAVLTPFDRAGVRSDIESAGLRCLELASAAASKEDFLARPDKGRRLSEASRELLASQYAGADNQGADICLVISDGLSARAVHENAAPFARLFLASAADAGYSATPVALVEFGRVAVADEVASLMKARLVVILIGERPGLSSPNSLGVYLTYAPFPGCTDEARNCISNVRPAGLSIEEGVRKLCYLVQGAFARQLTGVNLKDDMPATYLPFGKDTTAIA
- a CDS encoding DUF169 domain-containing protein, producing the protein MNTFEKLSETLMRELRLIHAPVAIKYFYDQQELDSFKQNQPHYSPMKPLTFCQSEVGARMEGITVIVERDKMGCTNASFVFGWKELDEPEIKSHLKYCADADHARKVLEAKPQVPANLLAIAVSPLAAATTQPDVVHFVCDTMQAYHIIGDWMATQRIDNFHPSMSVNSAVCSGNVYTLNTKQANLYLACSGSYNSGKTERGEINVAIPGEHMEALVKRLEDRVTNKGGASITRLGEPFPGAAVCKNCPLIVFKKERDA
- a CDS encoding EF-hand domain-containing protein; its protein translation is MSVSALSSSSSSYWEKMLAQMKGSSEAQSQDNLSGKLFGDLDSDGNGLLSLDETGLSGELYNKLDTDGDGAVSQTELQKAIETQRNAMFTSMQMGQSQAAQTAASTQPTAKDLLSAIMSGQVSGGMQGAVRGGKGDDLASKLFSSLDSDGSGGLSAEETGLSQSVFDSMDTDQDGSVSADELTAALKKQREAMNNNSQNPQNQSSEQNSSGEMDAKTLLSSIMNGQMPPPPPTQGQSASSGQNGSSHVASKLFSSLDSDGSDGLSVDETGLSQSVFDSMDVNQDGSVSADELATALEKQREAMGTDQTSASRTAMAQSFLSAIANSAYQSVSQTTAAAQSVEAVA
- a CDS encoding histidine-type phosphatase, giving the protein MRTAPRLITVCLACALLCHLPLSGIAAQQGDEQPRLMKVVALSRHGVRSPTQAPDTLSQWSTRNWPQWPAPRGFLTPRGARLVTAMWEDMRGQMLNFGLLPDSACPPPGKVFVRADVDQRTRATAKALLDGLCRGGGQTYAVSSQTPDPLFHPVQAGFQRFDPASVAASIMGTAGGDLDRLHEDNAGALTHIQHLSAPVAPTLCARYNLPPTCGLADLPNSVSVDADGKGAGLSGALATASSMAEIFLLEYAQWPEISAGWGQVDAHVLREVLPVHTSVFNTVNRSPVVALFKGASLLSEMAAALDGTHRDQRCNAASLVVFVGHDTNLANVGELLGVHWQLPGYPDDSTPPGSVLMLELWNMGGKKEVRVRFFAQSLEALHDPFVDPPQPVGGLTIPQLTDPARTHKATAALVTAPPVVGEARFSLESFSQRVDKALRNASLVPQEVPPLRLRVDSDVDSGPATATSAEASSPAKIR